The genomic interval CCTGGCCCGCGAGATCCTTGTACGCCTCGTCGATCTCCTCCTTCGACGAGCAGTACACGCAGATCGTCAGCTTCGGCTGGCTTCGGGGGTCCGGCACGCTGCTCCCTTCTCCGTGGCTGGACAAGTCCGCCTTCAGTCCTGGGCCCGCCGCTCCGCGGCGGCCAGCGCGGAGACCGCGGCTTCCTCCGCCGGTCGGTGGTCTTCGGCCTGCTGGATGATCCGCACCGCGTCCTCCACGTCGTCGGTGACCGAGATCAGATCCAGGTCGACCGGGGAGACCGTGCCCTGTGTGACCATGGTCTCCCGGATCCAGTCCAGCAGTCCCTCCCAGTACGCGCTGCCGATCAGCACGATCGGGAAGGCGGTCACCTTCTTCGTCTGGACCAGGGTCAAGGCCTCGAACAGCTCATCCATGGTGCCGAAGCCGCCGGGCAGGCCGACGAAACCCTGAGCGTATTTGACGAACATCATCTTCCGCACGAAGAAGTACCGGAAGTTGATGCCGATATCCACCCACTTGTTGATGCCCTGTTCGAACGGCAGCTCGATGCCCAGCCCGACCGAGACGCCACCGGCCTCGGAGGCGCCCTTGTTCGCGGCCTCCATCAGGCCGGGCCCACCGCCGGTGATGACCGCGTACCCGGCCTCGGCGAGCGCCCGACCGAGCTTCTCAGCGGTCGCGTACTCGGGCGTGTGCCGGCCGAGCCGAGCCGAGCCGAACACGCTCACCGCCGGCCCGAGTTCGGCGAGCATGCCGAATCCCTCGACGAACTCCGACTGGATCCGCAACACCCGCCAGGGATCGGTGTGCACCCAGTCAGCCGGACCCCGCGTGTCGAGCAGCCGCTGATCGG from Carbonactinospora thermoautotrophica carries:
- a CDS encoding LOG family protein, yielding MRRRQIQPSTTDQRLLDTRGPADWVHTDPWRVLRIQSEFVEGFGMLAELGPAVSVFGSARLGRHTPEYATAEKLGRALAEAGYAVITGGGPGLMEAANKGASEAGGVSVGLGIELPFEQGINKWVDIGINFRYFFVRKMMFVKYAQGFVGLPGGFGTMDELFEALTLVQTKKVTAFPIVLIGSAYWEGLLDWIRETMVTQGTVSPVDLDLISVTDDVEDAVRIIQQAEDHRPAEEAAVSALAAAERRAQD